Genomic segment of Paenalkalicoccus suaedae:
GTAATGAACACTCGTTAATTACGGTCTCCACGCTACTTAATGGGGAATACGGACTTAACGACTTGTATATTGGCGTACCAGCTGTCGTTGGACGAAATGGAGTAGAGCGTATTGTAGAGATTGATTTGACTGAAGAAGAAAGTCAAAAGCTTCATCATTCAGCAGATGTACTTAAAAAAGCGATGGAACCACTCCACGAAGACGAATAAGGAAAGAGTGGAAGAAGCATGCTAACGTAAAAACGGAGGCGTGTACATGAAGGTTCTCTATCTTGTTCTCTCCATAATAGTGATTGTATTCATTTTTAGAGGCTGGCTAATGGAAATCGGTTTAAAAATCAAGCCAATTCGAAGGTTGATTGTAAAGCAGTTAGCTACAAGAACGACGATAGCATAGGGAGAGTGTCCATTTGGGTTCGTCCGAATGGACACTTTCTTTCTTAGAAGGGTAAACTAGAGATAGAATGGGGGGTGGCTCTCATATGGATTCACTTAAAACATCGGTTAAATATTGGGAGATCGTTCATCATCTTGTCTTAAAAGAAGATTTCCGAGTCATTCATATGAACATCGAGGAAGATATTGTGTGGCTAGAAGACGACAGAAAGAAACCGGGGCTTATTATTCGATTAGCCAATCGTACATTTGATTGGAGTAATGAGCTACGAGCAGACTCAAAGCGTGTTTTTGAAGCATCTAAACAAATCAGAAAACAAATAAACTTAAAACAGGCAAATGTCGTAAGCGTTGTCTTTTCAGCACTTGCGCCAGTTGACAGTTACGAGGATGTTACGTCGCGCGCCTTGCCGTTTACGGCAGGTGGCAAAAACCAATTTCGAACGATTTTAATTCCAATGGAGGAAATTGACCATAGACTATTTCCGCTTGCAACAGAGTGGAATTTACGAGATATGCCAACGTTTTTACCTGATACTAATTTAGAGACAGAAGAGGATCAGTACCAGTTAAGGCAGACACTACGTCAATTAGTAAAACGGATGTTTACGGAATCACGTGAAAAGGAGCGTGAGCTATTTTTCCACAGTAAGCCGAGAGTTACTTACGCGTTACTTGGCATTATAATCGCTCTATTTATTTATATAGAATCGCAAGGATCTACGATGAGTACATCGACACTCGTGGAGTTTGGTGCCAAATTTGATCCGCTTATCTTAGAAGGTGAGTGGTGGCGATTTTTTAGCGCGATGTTTTTACACATCGGAATGCTTCACTTATTCATGAATTCACTTGCACTATTTTATCTTGGTAGTGCCGTAGAACGAATTTTTGGATCGTCGCGATTTATTATCGTTTATATACTCGCTGGCTTGTTTGGTTCCGTCTCGAGCTTCGTGTTTAATGATAACGTGTCAGCAGGAGCTAGTGGTGCTATTTTTGGATGCTTTGGTGCATTGTTGTACTTTGGTATTAGACACAGGCGTATATTCTTTCGAACAATGGGATCAAGCGTATTAGTTATTTTAGCAATCAATTTAGCGTTTGGTTTTTTCGTGCCGATGGTAGATAATGCTGCTCATGTTGGTGGGTTACTTGGTGGATTTGCTGCATCTGCGATAGTGGGATTACCTAGGCAGTCTAAGCCTACCTCACAATTGATTTTTACTTTAGGGACATTTGCTGCTCTCGTAGCACTCTTACTTTTCGGGTTTAATCAATCGGTTGAATCAGAGCAAACGATGGCTATCTACTACGAACTAGGAAGAGAATCCATTGAGGATGATCGCTTAACGGATGCGATAGGCTATTTATCTGAAGTGACAGATGGTAGCGATCAATTAGACGGGGAGATTATTACCGGTCAGATTCTAGCAAATGCTTATTTTCTACTCTCGTATGCCCAGATAAACGTAGCTGATTACGAGGATGCTGAGCAAAATCTTCTTGAAGCAATTGAGTTGAATCCGGAATTTCATGAGGCATACTTTAACTTATCGCTTCTTCTAATTGAGCAAAATCGACTCGAAGAGGCCTTAGGGCGAGTTGAGCAGGCTCAAGAGATTTCTACTAATGAAAGCTATGAAGAAGTGAGAAGGCAGATAGAAGACATGCTACAGGAATAGAAATATCACATGCT
This window contains:
- a CDS encoding rhomboid family intramembrane serine protease, translating into MDSLKTSVKYWEIVHHLVLKEDFRVIHMNIEEDIVWLEDDRKKPGLIIRLANRTFDWSNELRADSKRVFEASKQIRKQINLKQANVVSVVFSALAPVDSYEDVTSRALPFTAGGKNQFRTILIPMEEIDHRLFPLATEWNLRDMPTFLPDTNLETEEDQYQLRQTLRQLVKRMFTESREKERELFFHSKPRVTYALLGIIIALFIYIESQGSTMSTSTLVEFGAKFDPLILEGEWWRFFSAMFLHIGMLHLFMNSLALFYLGSAVERIFGSSRFIIVYILAGLFGSVSSFVFNDNVSAGASGAIFGCFGALLYFGIRHRRIFFRTMGSSVLVILAINLAFGFFVPMVDNAAHVGGLLGGFAASAIVGLPRQSKPTSQLIFTLGTFAALVALLLFGFNQSVESEQTMAIYYELGRESIEDDRLTDAIGYLSEVTDGSDQLDGEIITGQILANAYFLLSYAQINVADYEDAEQNLLEAIELNPEFHEAYFNLSLLLIEQNRLEEALGRVEQAQEISTNESYEEVRRQIEDMLQE